A single genomic interval of Natronoarchaeum philippinense harbors:
- a CDS encoding nicotinate phosphoribosyltransferase codes for MPRSAFGHVGPRDLALFTDRYELSMLQGYLESDHNPDATFSLYFRHLPPDRGYAIAAGLEQVIAYVETLTFDDDALSFLADLGFDESLLSHLDEFEFTGEIRGLPEGTPVFPNEPLLEVTAPIAQAQLFETLVLNQIGYQTLVATKGARMADVVRRHGDAQTLVDFGSRRAHGVDAGLKAARAAYLGGFDGTSNILAGQRFGVPTYGTMAHSWVQSFESERAAFEAFADVYGDDAVYLIDTYDTVGGAERAVAVADDRGVRLGGVRLDSGDLADLSVAVDEVVDDADIVVSSGIDEYALREFFDSGGVADAFGPGTALTTSTDAPDSGVVYKLTAVERDGDLTPRMKLSAGKATYPGQKEFYRVKRDGEYQHDVLARRGEDAEGTPQLETIFEDGRLVYDAPDLDSIRARTRREIGRLPDSARRVRDPTDYEVRISDGLDALAADTERELRDREL; via the coding sequence ATGCCTCGCTCCGCGTTCGGTCACGTCGGGCCGCGGGATCTCGCTCTGTTCACCGATCGGTACGAGCTCTCGATGCTGCAGGGATATCTCGAATCAGATCACAACCCGGACGCGACGTTCTCGCTGTACTTTCGGCATCTTCCGCCGGACCGGGGGTACGCGATCGCCGCCGGACTCGAGCAGGTGATTGCGTACGTCGAGACGCTGACGTTCGACGACGACGCGCTGTCGTTTCTCGCCGATCTGGGCTTCGACGAATCGCTGCTATCCCACCTCGACGAGTTCGAGTTTACCGGCGAGATCCGCGGCCTGCCGGAGGGGACGCCCGTGTTCCCCAACGAACCGCTGCTGGAGGTGACGGCGCCGATCGCGCAGGCCCAACTGTTCGAGACGCTGGTGCTCAACCAGATCGGCTATCAGACGCTGGTGGCGACGAAGGGCGCTCGCATGGCCGACGTGGTACGGCGTCACGGCGACGCACAGACGCTGGTCGATTTCGGCTCGCGCCGGGCACACGGCGTCGACGCCGGACTCAAGGCGGCGCGGGCGGCGTATCTCGGCGGCTTCGACGGCACGTCGAACATCCTCGCCGGCCAGCGCTTCGGCGTCCCGACCTACGGGACGATGGCCCACTCGTGGGTCCAGAGCTTCGAGAGCGAGCGGGCCGCCTTCGAGGCGTTCGCCGACGTGTACGGCGACGACGCCGTCTACCTGATCGACACCTACGACACCGTGGGCGGCGCCGAGCGCGCGGTCGCCGTCGCGGACGACCGGGGTGTCCGGCTGGGCGGCGTCCGGCTCGACTCCGGCGACCTCGCAGATCTCTCGGTCGCGGTCGACGAGGTCGTCGACGACGCCGACATCGTCGTCTCCTCGGGCATCGACGAGTACGCCCTCCGCGAGTTCTTCGACAGCGGCGGCGTCGCGGACGCCTTCGGACCGGGGACAGCGCTGACGACCAGCACGGACGCCCCCGACAGCGGCGTCGTCTACAAACTGACCGCCGTCGAGCGCGACGGCGATCTCACCCCGAGAATGAAGCTCTCGGCGGGCAAAGCGACCTACCCCGGACAGAAGGAATTTTACCGTGTCAAACGGGATGGCGAGTACCAGCACGACGTGCTCGCCCGCCGCGGCGAGGACGCCGAAGGCACTCCACAACTGGAGACAATCTTCGAGGACGGGCGGCTGGTCTACGACGCGCCGGACCTCGATTCGATCCGGGCGCGGACACGTCGAGAGATCGGGAGGCTCCCCGACTCGGCCCGCCGCGTTCGGGATCCTACCGACTACGAGGTGCGGATCAGCGACGGCCTCGACGCGCTGGCGGCTGACACGGAGCGCGAGCTACGTGATCGGGAGCTGTGA
- a CDS encoding sulfite exporter TauE/SafE family protein translates to MSAALLGMFTGFGFLIGILFGFFGMGGSFLVTPALLVMGYDTNVAVGSGLAFVFGTSVIATLKHRDLGQVDYKLGISMIVGTTAGIEVGKIGLEYLQHIGLADGVVSVAYVALLGGIGAFVTYEAVGSDSGGGISHDVEDDADEEFDADDIPDIAKKIQSYRVPPMISLRGGITVSLWMVLLVAFATGLLSGFLGVGGGFIRMPALFYAIGVPVPVAVGTDLFEIVFSGGLGSFLYAQSGAVDLSIVAPLLAGSALGARIGAGATELVDEDDIKVYFGVMLLLGALAVAVRYVGNYVGIDVLSVVSLVIILGAALLVSGAVVVSSVRELRADAEPSTVAAD, encoded by the coding sequence ATGAGCGCCGCGCTGCTCGGGATGTTCACCGGGTTCGGGTTCCTCATCGGGATCCTCTTTGGGTTCTTCGGGATGGGGGGTTCGTTCCTCGTCACGCCCGCGCTGTTGGTGATGGGCTACGACACGAACGTCGCGGTCGGTAGCGGGCTCGCGTTCGTCTTCGGGACCTCCGTCATCGCGACGCTGAAACACCGCGATCTGGGACAGGTCGACTACAAACTCGGCATCTCGATGATCGTCGGGACGACCGCCGGCATCGAGGTCGGGAAGATCGGGCTGGAGTATCTCCAACATATCGGCCTCGCCGACGGTGTCGTGAGCGTCGCCTACGTCGCGCTGCTGGGCGGGATCGGCGCGTTCGTCACCTACGAGGCCGTCGGCAGCGACAGCGGCGGCGGCATCAGTCACGATGTGGAAGACGACGCCGACGAGGAGTTCGACGCCGACGACATCCCCGACATCGCAAAGAAGATCCAGTCCTACCGCGTGCCGCCGATGATCTCGCTGCGGGGCGGGATCACCGTCTCGCTGTGGATGGTGCTGCTGGTCGCCTTTGCCACCGGCCTGCTGTCTGGCTTCCTCGGCGTCGGCGGCGGGTTCATCCGGATGCCCGCGCTGTTCTACGCTATCGGCGTCCCGGTACCGGTCGCGGTCGGGACGGACCTGTTCGAGATCGTCTTCTCGGGAGGGCTGGGGTCGTTCCTGTACGCCCAGAGCGGCGCGGTCGATCTGAGTATCGTGGCGCCGCTGCTGGCCGGTAGCGCGCTGGGCGCCCGGATCGGGGCCGGAGCGACCGAGTTGGTCGACGAGGACGACATCAAGGTGTACTTCGGCGTCATGCTGTTGCTGGGCGCGCTCGCCGTCGCCGTCCGGTACGTCGGTAACTACGTCGGCATCGACGTGCTCAGTGTCGTGAGCCTCGTCATCATCCTCGGTGCCGCGCTGCTGGTCAGCGGCGCCGTCGTGGTGAGCAGCGTCCGCGAACTCCGCGCGGACGCCGAACCGTCGACGGTCGCGGCCGACTGA
- a CDS encoding DUF7512 family protein encodes MLGLESLSGTALAAALIGLVLLEAIVLYVGYGALESVAGKYVVDFIRGD; translated from the coding sequence ATGCTAGGACTCGAATCGCTCTCCGGAACTGCACTGGCCGCCGCGTTGATCGGGCTCGTCCTGCTGGAGGCGATCGTCCTCTACGTGGGCTATGGCGCGCTCGAATCGGTCGCCGGTAAGTACGTCGTCGACTTCATCAGGGGTGACTGA
- a CDS encoding HalOD1 output domain-containing protein: MTSHTNAHAQSSASADSVVLGIVHAVADADGADPTALPPLGEAVDTDALTTVLDSAGRRCRITFRYFDYVVTVRGDGAVTVDSQ; this comes from the coding sequence ATGACCTCGCATACGAACGCACACGCCCAGTCGTCGGCGTCAGCCGACTCAGTCGTGCTCGGCATCGTCCACGCGGTCGCTGACGCCGACGGTGCCGATCCGACCGCGCTCCCGCCGCTCGGCGAGGCCGTCGACACCGACGCGCTGACGACTGTGCTCGACTCGGCCGGACGCCGCTGCCGGATCACGTTCAGGTACTTCGACTACGTCGTCACGGTTCGGGGTGACGGAGCGGTCACCGTCGACTCGCAGTAG
- a CDS encoding DUF1684 domain-containing protein — protein sequence MSDDWRSAIEHQREQKDSYFADDPRSPIPQDEPFDGLSYFPIDEDYRFVVPLETYDDPETVIVGTSTDGEQEYHRWGEFRVTIDDEDVPVQAYKSDPSDDRLWVPFRDETSGQETYGAGRYLDLEPDTHRRADGWVLDFNEAYNPTCAYSDRYECPLPPTENWLGVAVRAGEKDYE from the coding sequence ATGAGCGACGACTGGCGATCGGCGATCGAACACCAACGCGAGCAGAAAGACAGCTACTTCGCCGACGATCCGCGGTCCCCGATCCCTCAGGACGAACCCTTCGACGGGCTGTCCTACTTCCCGATCGACGAGGATTATCGCTTCGTCGTGCCGCTGGAGACCTACGACGACCCCGAAACGGTGATCGTCGGCACCAGCACCGACGGCGAACAGGAGTATCACCGGTGGGGCGAGTTTCGGGTGACGATTGACGACGAGGACGTGCCGGTTCAGGCCTACAAATCCGATCCGTCCGACGACCGGCTGTGGGTGCCGTTCCGCGACGAGACCAGCGGTCAGGAAACCTACGGCGCCGGTCGATACCTCGATTTGGAGCCGGACACGCACCGCCGCGCCGACGGCTGGGTGCTCGATTTCAACGAGGCGTACAACCCGACCTGTGCGTACTCGGATCGGTACGAATGTCCGCTGCCACCGACCGAAAACTGGCTCGGCGTCGCGGTTCGCGCCGGCGAAAAAGACTACGAGTAG
- a CDS encoding helix-turn-helix domain-containing protein, whose amino-acid sequence MPDSMSEQLQQDMACEGLLECFHGLKQLDRDCYGALVDSEEPLTIDEVAERVDRERSTAYRSIQRLLQTGFIQKEQINYDQGGYYHVYYPTDPEQVADDMQRMLNDWYAKMGQLIQEYEHADDVTASIEG is encoded by the coding sequence ATGCCTGATTCGATGTCCGAACAACTGCAGCAGGATATGGCGTGCGAGGGGCTGCTGGAGTGTTTCCACGGGCTCAAACAACTCGACCGGGACTGCTACGGCGCGCTCGTCGACAGCGAGGAGCCCCTGACGATCGACGAGGTCGCTGAGCGAGTCGACCGCGAGCGCTCGACAGCCTACCGCTCGATCCAGCGGCTCCTTCAGACCGGCTTCATCCAGAAAGAGCAGATCAACTACGATCAGGGCGGGTACTACCACGTCTACTACCCGACCGACCCCGAGCAGGTCGCCGACGACATGCAGCGGATGCTCAACGACTGGTACGCCAAGATGGGTCAGCTCATCCAAGAGTACGAGCACGCCGACGACGTGACCGCCTCGATCGAAGGGTAG
- a CDS encoding VOC family protein: MTEPTAHHFGVTVSDLDRAVQFYRDVLGLDVSSRFTVGGEAFSTGVDVAGATGSFAHLDAGGARVELVEYDPEGEDATGDALNRPGATHLGLEVDDIDAIYEELPDGVETLSPPQTTESGTKILFVRDPEDNLVELLEP; this comes from the coding sequence ATGACTGAGCCGACCGCACACCACTTCGGCGTGACGGTGTCTGACCTCGACCGAGCCGTGCAATTCTACCGCGACGTGCTCGGCCTCGACGTGTCGAGCCGCTTCACCGTCGGCGGCGAGGCGTTCTCGACGGGTGTCGACGTTGCCGGCGCGACGGGCTCGTTTGCCCACCTCGACGCCGGCGGTGCCCGCGTCGAACTGGTCGAGTACGACCCCGAAGGCGAAGACGCGACCGGCGACGCGCTCAACCGCCCCGGCGCGACACACCTCGGCCTCGAAGTCGACGATATCGACGCGATCTACGAAGAACTACCCGACGGCGTCGAGACACTGAGTCCGCCCCAGACCACCGAGAGCGGGACGAAAATCCTGTTCGTCCGCGATCCCGAGGACAACTTGGTCGAACTACTCGAACCATAG